TGCCGACGCCGAACACGAGTGCCGCGCGCTGTGCGGGGTCGGCGCGCACGGACCGCGCGGCCAAGAACCCGCTCGTGAACGCCGCCACACACATCGTTCCGGCCGCGACCGCGATCAGCGCCAGGAAGTCCCAATCGGGATCGGCAACAACACCGGGCAGACACATTGAGGCATTCGTGTAGCACAGAACTAGCAGGATCACAGACGCGACCGGCTTCACCCACGGCCCGGTCGCGTCCGCCCGGCTCCCACCGATCATCCAACGACTGAGAAGCCCCAAACCGGTCGGGACGACCACCCACAAAACGACAAACGCGCCCGCACCACCCGATCCGGCGAGGTGATTCAATACCTCGCTCGCACCACTCGAGGCAAACGTACCCGCCGCACCGAGTGCGAGCGGGGTCGTGAAAGGGCTGAACACGGTCGAGAGCAGAACGAGGCCGAGACTCAGCGCGCAATCGCCGTCGGCGGCGCGGGACCAACCCGCCGACGAACCCGCCACCGGCATCGCGGCGACCACCGCCAGGCCCACGAGCAGGTCGCGGGCTTCGGCGGGATCGTGCCAGAGCAACAGTACGGGCGCGACCGCCATCAGCACAACAACGGGCGCCACAACGCTCACAATCAGCCCAACAACCAGAGACAATGGCCGCCGGAACATGCCCCACAGGTGCTCGCCCCGCACCGCGAACCCGGCGGCAAACAGAAGCGCGCCGAGCATCACCGCCGGCGCGGATATTCGAACCGGGTGGCCCAATACGCAGCCCGCCCGTGCCAGTTCCGATATCCAGCGGCCGGCCCCCGGCACGGCCCCGGCCGCCACATACGCCCCGATCAGGAGCCCGAGGAAATGTCGGTGCAGGAACCCCGAAACTGATCCGTGTTCGCGACGCATCTGGGTCGGTCCTTTTCAGTTGAACGGCTTTGAACTGAACTGCCGACACCGTACCCGATGGACCTAAGCGGGCCGTGACGCGGGGATAAAGTATTTCTTATCTTCGCTTCATCCTCAGTTCACCGAGGTCGGGTACAGTGCCCCGCGACGGTTCGGGTCCGCCCGCGTCGGGAGCGGCCGACCGCGTATTGAGGAGCAAGCCATGCGTTACCTCGCAGCAGCCACGGTCGTCGCGTTCGTGTTGGCCGCACCGGTTCGGGCGGACGAAGAAAAAGTTCCGTTGGAAAAGGTGCCGAAGGCCGTTCTGGAGGCCGCCAAGAAGCGGTTCCCGAAGGCCGAGGTGGTCGGCGCGAGTAAAGAAACCGAGAAGGACAAGACGGTGTACGAGGTCGAGCTGAAGGAAGCCGGCAAGACGATCGACGTGACCCTCACCCCGGAGGGTATCATCACCACCATCGAAAAGCAGATCGACGCTAAAGAGCTCCCGAAGGCCGTGACCGATGCGCTCGAGAAGAAGTACGCGAAGGCCACCTTCAAGGTCGTCGAGTCGGTTTACTCCGTGAAGGACGGAAAAGAGGCACTCGACTACTACGAGGTGCTCCTCGTCACGGCCGAGAAGAAGGAGATCGAGGTGGAGATTCTCGCCGACGGTAAGATCAAGCACGAAGAAGAGAAAAAATCGGAGAAGTAACAAGCGAAGCCCGGCGTGCGACGGCGCAGCCGGGGCTGGCAAAAAGGCTGACAGGTCTACGTCCGCGGGTGCCCGAATTCGGGCGCCCGCGCTTTCGGGGCGGTTGATATGGGAATCCGCATTCTGCTCGTTGAGGACGAACCGGCGATCGGCGACTTCGTCGCCCGCGGGTTGCGCGAAGAAGGGTACCAAGTCGAATGGGCCGTGGACGGCGACACCGGGTGGCACCACCTGCGAACCGCCGTGTGGGACGTGATCCTGCTCGACTGGTGGCTACCCGGTCCGAACGGCCTGACGCTCCTCAAGAAGTTCCGACAAGCGGGTTGCGACACGC
The Gemmata palustris DNA segment above includes these coding regions:
- a CDS encoding PepSY-like domain-containing protein — encoded protein: MRYLAAATVVAFVLAAPVRADEEKVPLEKVPKAVLEAAKKRFPKAEVVGASKETEKDKTVYEVELKEAGKTIDVTLTPEGIITTIEKQIDAKELPKAVTDALEKKYAKATFKVVESVYSVKDGKEALDYYEVLLVTAEKKEIEVEILADGKIKHEEEKKSEK
- a CDS encoding bile acid:sodium symporter family protein, producing MRREHGSVSGFLHRHFLGLLIGAYVAAGAVPGAGRWISELARAGCVLGHPVRISAPAVMLGALLFAAGFAVRGEHLWGMFRRPLSLVVGLIVSVVAPVVVLMAVAPVLLLWHDPAEARDLLVGLAVVAAMPVAGSSAGWSRAADGDCALSLGLVLLSTVFSPFTTPLALGAAGTFASSGASEVLNHLAGSGGAGAFVVLWVVVPTGLGLLSRWMIGGSRADATGPWVKPVASVILLVLCYTNASMCLPGVVADPDWDFLALIAVAAGTMCVAAFTSGFLAARSVRADPAQRAALVFGVGMANNGAGLGLAAGALAGCPLALLPVVAINLIQHLVAGYADARLRYRKAM